A region from the Brassica napus cultivar Da-Ae chromosome C8, Da-Ae, whole genome shotgun sequence genome encodes:
- the LOC106413651 gene encoding uncharacterized protein LOC106413651 → MGEAKILIEVELDKPFPKLIALDDKQGNIYLVEIEYSWIPSACERCGALGHKEKGCLLPPQPHDSGPITKEPQVTNEEVPMVDIVKLLQSSSSPTTHQTHEISKKSLATLPSEGAFASPITHSHEVHTTPCSQIDNTLPLLAADEAAPTQSRIMEDIPSYSIILEGSQASETEQPIDPHSPLTLDHQRFHMELETPLAYGKGTGFDVVGDSSCYNITRGGMTIKPIQKVQDMG, encoded by the coding sequence ATGGGAGAAGCTAAAATACTAATTGAAGTGGAGTTGGATAAACCGTTCCCGAAGCTCATTGCACTTGATGACAAGCAAGGCAATATCTACTTGGTAGAAATTGAGTACTCTTGGATTCCTAGTGCATGTGAAAGGTGTGGTGCACTTGGTCATAAAGAGAAAGGGTGCTTATTACCACCTCAGCCACATGATTCTGGTCCTATTACAAAGGAGCCTCAAGTTACAAATGAAGAGGTTCCAATGGTGGACATTGTCAAGCTGTTGCAAAGCTCAAGCTCACCTACTACCCATCAAACACATGAGATTTCAAAAAAGTCATTGGCCACCCTTCCGTCCGAGGGTGCATTTGCTAGTCCGATCACACATTCGCATGAGGTACACACTACCCCTTGCTCTCAGATTGATAACACTTTACCTCTATTAGCAGCCGATGAAGCTGCGCCAACTCAGTCACGTATTATGGAAGATATTCCATCATATTCTATCATTTTGGAAGGCTCTCAAGCTTCTGAAACTGAGCAACCAATTGATCCTCATTCTCCTCTCACTCTTGATCATCAACGATTCCATATGGAGCTGGAAACTCCACTTGCATATGGGAAAGGTACTGGTTTTGATGTGGTTGGAGACTCCTCTTGTTATAACATAACTAGAGGAGGAATGACAATAAAACCAATACAAAAGGTTCAAGATATGGGATAG
- the LOC106413652 gene encoding G-type lectin S-receptor-like serine/threonine-protein kinase At1g11330, whose amino-acid sequence MVILLNRRCFLVLILLTEFSCFSVRFCFGQDRITLSTPIKDSETLLCSNGMFRFGFFTPLNSTTRLRYVGIWYDKVPVQTVVWVANKDAPINDTSGVVSISEDGNLVVTDGRSRLLWSTNITVPPVATNDTWVQLMDTGNLRLQDNGEILWESFKHPYNSFLPVMTFGINNRTGENLNLTSWRSYTDPSTGNYTAGISLLPFPQIIIWKRNVPVWRSGPWNGQIFVGLPDSISLLFLDGFNVSNDNQGTFLISYATDSFMHHFNLDPDGALYMRSWNTSTRAWTVDAIIPTTTCDAYNRCGPFASCGLQEVPPCKCVKGYVPRNSTEWNRGIFTSECVRRVPLKCNVSTGGGGKGDGFYKMQKMKLPANVEKSVANEKDCPKVCLDNCSCTAYAYDRGIGCLLWSGDLVDMQSLLGSGIDLYIRVSHSEFKTHSKRTVVITASVLGVVFVAAVCVLLACRKFKKRPAEGDRSAELLFQRMEELTSGNESASNQVKLKDLPLFEFEVLATSTDNFSLRNKLGQGGFGPVYKGVLSEGKEIAVKRLSRASGQGLEELLNEVVVISKLQHRNLVKLLGCCIEGEERLLVYEYMSKKSLDAYLFDPLKQNILDWKTRFNIMEGICRGLLYLHRDSRLKIIHRDLKASNILLDENLNPKISDFGLARVFQVNEDEANTRRVVGTYGYMSPEYAMEGFFSEKSDVFSLGVIFLEIISGKKNSHKEDNNLNLLAYAWKLWNDGETASLADPTIFDECFEKEITNCVQIGLLCVQEIASDRPNVSTVIWMLTTENTNLPEPKQPAFIATRRVFEAESSGQSSQKVSINDVSLTTVTGR is encoded by the exons ATGGTGATTCTACTCAACAGacgttgttttcttgttcttATTCTACTCACAGAATTCTCTTGCTTCTCTGTAAGGTTCTGTTTCGGCCAGGACAGGATCACGCTCTCAACTCCAATCAAAGACTCAGAGACACTTCTCTGCAGCAACGGTATGTTCAGGTTCGGTTTCTTCACTCCTTTAAACTCCACTACTCGGTTACGTTACGTTGGGATCTGGTACGATAAGGTTCCAGTTCAAACGGTTGTTTGGGTTGCTAACAAGGACGCCCCAATCAACGACACTTCCGGTGTTGTTTCAATCTCTGAAGACGGAAACCTCGTGGTTACTGATGGTCGAAGCCGCCTTCTATGGTCGACAAACATCACAGTACCACCAGTGGCTACAAATGATACATGGGTTCAGCTAATGGATACAGGGAATCTTAGGTTACAAGACAACGGTGAGATCCTGTGGGAGAGTTTCAAGCATCCTTATAACTCTTTCTTGCCAGTAATGACTTTTGGGATCAACAATAGGACCGGAGAGAATCTAAACCTTACTTCTTGGAGAAGCTACACAGATCCTTCAACAGGGAACTATACAGCTGGTATTTCCCTTTTACCGTTTCCTCAGATTATAATCTGGAAGAGAAATGTCCCAGTCTGGCGTAGCGGACCTTGGAACGGTCAGATCTTCGTCGGTTTACCTGATTCCATATCTCTCCTGTTTCTTGATGGGTTCAACGTTTCCAATGATAACCAAGGAACGTTTTTAATCTCATATGCTACTGACTCTTTCATGCATCACTTTAACTTGGATCCTGATGGAGCTCTCTACATGAGAAGCTGGAACACTTCCACGAGAGCTTGGACGGTTGACGCCATTATTCCAACAACAACTTGTGATGCGTACAATAGATGTGGTCCGTTCGCGAGCTGCGGTTTACAGGAAGTTCCGCCTTGTAAATGCGTGAAAGGGTATGTGCCGAGGAATAGCACAGAGTGGAACCGAGGGATCTTCACTAGTGAATGTGTGAGAAGAGTTCCATTGAAGTGCAATGTAAGTACTGGTGGTGGAGGAAAAGGAGATGGTTTTTATAAAATGCAGAAGATGAAATTACCAGCAAATGTCGAGAAGTCTGTAGCTAATGAGAAGGATTGTCCTAAAGTTTGTTTAGATAACTGTTCTTGCACTGCTTATGCTTATGATCGAGGAATCGGGTGCTTGCTTTGGAGTGGTGATTTGGTAGATATGCAATCACTTTTAGGAAGTGGTATTGATCTCTATATTCGGGTTTCGCATTCTGAATTCA AAACACATAGTAAGCGAACAGTTGTGATCACAGCATCCGTGCTAGGCGTTGTGTTTGTTGCTGCGGTCTGTGTTCTATTGGCATGCAGGAAATTCAAAAAGCGTCCAG CAGAGGGAGATAGAAGTGCAGAGCTATTGTTTCAAAGAATGGAAGAACTTACAAGTGGTAACGAGTCTGCTTCTAACCAAGTCAAGCTCAAAGATCTTCCTCTTTTTGAGTTTGAAGTGTTGGCTACATCAACCGATAACTTCTCTCTCAGAAACAAGCTTGGACAAGGCGGATTTGGTCCTGTTTACAAG GGAGTATTGTCAGAAGGGAAAGAAATTGCAGTGAAGAGGCTCTCAAGGGCATCAGGGCAAGGACTTGAGGAACTTTTGAATGAAGTGGTTGTGATTTCAAAGTTGCAACATAGGAATCTAGTGAAGTTACTTGGATGTTGCATTGAAGGTGAAGAAAGGTTGTTAGTATATGAATACATGTCAAAGAAAAGCTTGGATGCCTATCTATTTG ACCCATTGAAGCAAAATATTCTTGATTGGAAGACTCGGTTCAACATAATGGAAGGGATTTGCAGAGGTCTTTTGTACCTTCACAGAGATTCAAGACTAAAGATCATACACAGAGATCTAAAAGCCAGCAACATTTTGTTAGATGAGAATTTGAATCCAAAGATATCTGATTTCGGACTTGCAAGAGTTTTCCAAGTGAATGAAGATGAAGCTAACACAAGAAGGGTTGTTGGAACTTA cgggtatatgtCACCGGAATATGCAATGGAAGGATTCTTTTCAGAAAAATCAGATGTTTTCAGCTTGGGAGTTATATTTCTAGAGATCATAAGTGGGAAAAAAAACTCCCACAAGGAAGACAACAATCTAAACCTTTTAGCTTAT GCGTGGAAGCTATGGAATGATGGCGAGACTGCTTCTCTAGCAGATCCAACCATCTTTGATGAGTGTTTTGAGAAAGAGATTACAAATTGTGTTCAGATTGGTTTGTTGTGTGTGCAAGAAATTGCAAGCGATAGACCAAATGTGTCAACCGTGATTTGGATGCTAACTACCGAGAACACTAACCTTCCTGAGCCGAAGCAGCCTGCGTTTATAGCAACAAGAAGAGTTTTCGAGGCTGAATCTTCTGGCCAGAGCAGTCAAAAGGTCTCCATCAACGATGTGAGCCTCACAACTGTTACCGGACGTTAA
- the LOC106415428 gene encoding G-type lectin S-receptor-like serine/threonine-protein kinase At1g11330 isoform X2, which translates to MVVVLLNARRHIVLLLLAAFSCFSVRLCFGEDRITFSTPIKDSDTLLSKSGIFRFGFFTPVHSTAHLRYVGIWYDKVPVQTVVWVANKDTPINNTSGVVSISEDGNLVVKDGLNRRHVWSTNVTVTVDPNATWLQLMDDGNLRLQDSRDIVWESFKHNYNTLLPRMNLMTNLKTGENLGLTSWKSYVDPSTGNYTVSLVPFPFPELLIKNNNVTKWRSGPWNGQVFIGLPDMDTLLNIDGLNLNNDNQGMVSLTYANDSFMYHITLDPNGAIYQRDWRTSMNDWRVGVRFPSTDCDSYSRCGPYGSCNPGEDPQCKCVKGFVPRNNTEWSGGNWMNGCVRRAPLRCQRLRNSGGGGKEDGFLKLEKMKVPVNVEPYLADEEACPKVCLDNCSCTAYAYDQGIGCMLWSADLVDMQSFLGSGIDLYIRLAHSELKTHSKRILMITAPVLGVVLVAAVFVLLACRKFKKRPGPQKDRSAEILLKRMEALTSGNEPTSNQANLKELPLFEFQVLATATDNFSLENKLGQGGFGPVYKGVLSEGQEIAVKRLSRASGQGLEELLNEVVVVSKLQHRNLVKLLGCCIEGEERLLIYEYMPKKSLDAYLFDPLKQKILDWKTRFNILEGICRGLLYLHRDSRLKIIHRDLKASNILLDDNHNPKISDFGLARVFRANEDEANTRRVVGTYGYMSPEYAMEGLFSEKSDVFSLGVIFLEIISGRRNSHKEDNDLNLLAYAWKLWNDGEAASLADPIVFDECFEKEITKCVQIGLLCVQEVANDRPNVSTVIWMLTTENMNLPEPKQSAFIAKRGVSEAESSDQSHQNVSINDVSLTAMTGR; encoded by the exons ATGGTGGTGGTTCTACTAAACGCACGTCGTCACATTGTTCTTCTGCTACTTGCAGCATTCTCTTGCTTCTCTGTAAGGCTCTGTTTTGGTGAAGACAGAATCACCTTCTCCACTCCGATCAAAGACTCAGACACACTTCTCAGCAAAAGTGGTATTTTCAGGTTCGGTTTCTTCACTCCTGTACACTCCACTGCTCATTTACGTTATGTTGGGATCTGGTACGACAAGGTTCCAGTTCAAACTGTTGTTTGGGTTGCTAACAAAGACACCCCTATCAACAACACTTCTGGTGTTGTTTCAATCTCTGAAGACGGAAATCTTGTGGTTAAGGATGGTCTAAACCGCCGCCATGTTTGGTCGACGAACGTCACAGTAACCGTGGATCCAAATGCTACATGGCTTCAGCTAATGGACGATGGGAATCTTAGGTTACAAGACAGCAGAGATATTGTGTGGGAGAGTTTCAAGCATAACTATAATACTTTGTTGCCAAGAATGAATCTCATGACCAACCTCAAAACCGGAGAGAATCTAGGACTTACTTCTTGGAAAAGCTATGTAGATCCTTCAACAGGGAACTACACAGTTAGTCTTGTTCCTTTCCCGTTTCCTGAGCTTCTAATCAAGAACAACAATGTTACAAAGTGGCGTAGCGGTCCCTGGAACGGTCAGGTTTTCATCGGTTTACCAGATATGGATACCCTTCTGAACATTGATGGGCTTAACCTTAACAATGATAACCAAGGAATGGTTTCATTgacctatgcaaatgattcttTCATGTATCACATTACCTTGGATCCTAATGGAGCTATCTATCAGAGAGATTGGAGAACTTCTATGAATGATTGGAGAGTCGGTGTTAGGTTTCCATCCACAGATTGTGATTCATACAGTAGATGTGGTCCATATGGGAGCTGCAATCCCGGGGAAGATCCACAATGTAAATGTGTAAAAGGGTTTGTACCGAGGAATAACACAGAGTGGAGTGGAGGGAATTGGATGAATGGATGTGTGAGAAGAGCTCCATTACGGTGCCAAAGACTTAGGAATAGTGGTGGTGGAGGAAAAGAAGATGGGTTTTTGAAACTGGAGAAGATGAAAGTACCAGTTAATGTGGAACCATATCTAGCTGATGAGGAAGCTTGTCCTAAGGTTTGTTTAGATAACTGTTCTTGCACAGCTTATGCATATGATCAAGGAATAGGATGCATGCTTTGGAGTGCTGATTTGGTTGATATGCAATCGTTCTTGGGAAGTGGCATTGATCTTTATATTCGTCTCGCTCATTCTGAACTCA AGACACATAGCAAGCGAATACTTATGATCACAGCACCTGTACTAGGCGTTGTGCTTGTTGCTGCAGTCTTTGTTCTCTTAGCATGCAGGAAATTCAAAAAGCGTCCAG GACCACAAAAAGATAGAAGCGCAGAGATATTGTTAAAGAGAATGGAAGCACTTACAAGTGGTAATGAGCCTACTTCTAACCAAGCAAATCTCAAGGAGCTTCCTCTCTTTGAGTTTCAAGTTTTGGCTACAGCAACCGATAACTTCTCTCTCGAAAACAAGCTCGGGCAAGGCGGTTTTGGTCCTGTTTACAAG GGAGTATTATCAGAAGGGCAAGAAATTGCAGTGAAGAGGCTCTCAAGGGCATCAGGACAAGGACTTGAGGAACTTTTGAATGAGGTGGTGGTGGTTTCAAAGTTACAACATCGGAATCTAGTGAAGTTACTTGGTTGTTGCATTGAAGGTGAAGAAAGGTTGTTAATATATGAATACATGCCAAAGAAAAGCTTGGATGCATATCTATTTG ACCCATTGAAGCAAAAGATCCTTGATTGGAAGACTCGGTTCAACATATTGGAAGGGATTTGCAGAGGTCTATTGTACCTTCACAGAGATTCAAGACTAAAGATCATACATAGAGATCTAAAAGCTAGTAACATTTTGTTAGATGACAATCACAATCCAAAGATATCTGATTTTGGACTTGCAAGGGTTTTTCGAGCAAATGAAGATGAAGCTAACACGAGAAGGGTTGTTGGAACATA TGGATATATGTCACCAGAATATGCAATGGAAGGTTTGTTTTCAGAAAAATCAGACGTTTTCAGCTTGGGAGTTATATTTCTAGAGATCATAAGTGGGAGAAGAAACTCACACAAGGAAGACAATGATCTAAACCTTTTAGCTTAT GCGTGGAAGCTATGGAATGACGGTGAGGCTGCGTCTCTAGCGGATCCGATCGTCTTTGATGAGTGTTTTGAGAAAGAGATTACAAAATGTGTTCAGATTGGTTTGTTATGTGTGCAAGAAGTTGCAAACGATAGACCAAATGTTTCAACCGTGATTTGGATGCTAACTACTGAGAACATGAACCTCCCTGAGCCGAAGCAGTCTGCATTTATAGCAAAAAGAGGAGTTTCTGAGGCTGAATCTTCTGACCAGAGTCATCAGAATGTCTCTATCAATGATGTGAGCCTCACAGCTATGACAGGACGTTAA
- the LOC106415428 gene encoding G-type lectin S-receptor-like serine/threonine-protein kinase At1g11330 isoform X1 gives MVVVLLNARRHIVLLLLAAFSCFSVRLCFGEDRITFSTPIKDSDTLLSKSGIFRFGFFTPVHSTAHLRYVGIWYDKVPVQTVVWVANKDTPINNTSGVVSISEDGNLVVKDGLNRRHVWSTNVTVTVDPNATWLQLMDDGNLRLQDSRDIVWESFKHNYNTLLPRMNLMTNLKTGENLGLTSWKSYVDPSTGNYTVSLVPFPFPELLIKNNNVTKWRSGPWNGQVFIGLPDMDTLLNIDGLNLNNDNQGMVSLTYANDSFMYHITLDPNGAIYQRDWRTSMNDWRVGVRFPSTDCDSYSRCGPYGSCNPGEDPQCKCVKGFVPRNNTEWSGGNWMNGCVRRAPLRCQRLRNSGGGGKEDGFLKLEKMKVPVNVEPYLADEEACPKVCLDNCSCTAYAYDQGIGCMLWSADLVDMQSFLGSGIDLYIRLAHSELKTHSKRILMITAPVLGVVLVAAVFVLLACRKFKKRPAGPQKDRSAEILLKRMEALTSGNEPTSNQANLKELPLFEFQVLATATDNFSLENKLGQGGFGPVYKGVLSEGQEIAVKRLSRASGQGLEELLNEVVVVSKLQHRNLVKLLGCCIEGEERLLIYEYMPKKSLDAYLFDPLKQKILDWKTRFNILEGICRGLLYLHRDSRLKIIHRDLKASNILLDDNHNPKISDFGLARVFRANEDEANTRRVVGTYGYMSPEYAMEGLFSEKSDVFSLGVIFLEIISGRRNSHKEDNDLNLLAYAWKLWNDGEAASLADPIVFDECFEKEITKCVQIGLLCVQEVANDRPNVSTVIWMLTTENMNLPEPKQSAFIAKRGVSEAESSDQSHQNVSINDVSLTAMTGR, from the exons ATGGTGGTGGTTCTACTAAACGCACGTCGTCACATTGTTCTTCTGCTACTTGCAGCATTCTCTTGCTTCTCTGTAAGGCTCTGTTTTGGTGAAGACAGAATCACCTTCTCCACTCCGATCAAAGACTCAGACACACTTCTCAGCAAAAGTGGTATTTTCAGGTTCGGTTTCTTCACTCCTGTACACTCCACTGCTCATTTACGTTATGTTGGGATCTGGTACGACAAGGTTCCAGTTCAAACTGTTGTTTGGGTTGCTAACAAAGACACCCCTATCAACAACACTTCTGGTGTTGTTTCAATCTCTGAAGACGGAAATCTTGTGGTTAAGGATGGTCTAAACCGCCGCCATGTTTGGTCGACGAACGTCACAGTAACCGTGGATCCAAATGCTACATGGCTTCAGCTAATGGACGATGGGAATCTTAGGTTACAAGACAGCAGAGATATTGTGTGGGAGAGTTTCAAGCATAACTATAATACTTTGTTGCCAAGAATGAATCTCATGACCAACCTCAAAACCGGAGAGAATCTAGGACTTACTTCTTGGAAAAGCTATGTAGATCCTTCAACAGGGAACTACACAGTTAGTCTTGTTCCTTTCCCGTTTCCTGAGCTTCTAATCAAGAACAACAATGTTACAAAGTGGCGTAGCGGTCCCTGGAACGGTCAGGTTTTCATCGGTTTACCAGATATGGATACCCTTCTGAACATTGATGGGCTTAACCTTAACAATGATAACCAAGGAATGGTTTCATTgacctatgcaaatgattcttTCATGTATCACATTACCTTGGATCCTAATGGAGCTATCTATCAGAGAGATTGGAGAACTTCTATGAATGATTGGAGAGTCGGTGTTAGGTTTCCATCCACAGATTGTGATTCATACAGTAGATGTGGTCCATATGGGAGCTGCAATCCCGGGGAAGATCCACAATGTAAATGTGTAAAAGGGTTTGTACCGAGGAATAACACAGAGTGGAGTGGAGGGAATTGGATGAATGGATGTGTGAGAAGAGCTCCATTACGGTGCCAAAGACTTAGGAATAGTGGTGGTGGAGGAAAAGAAGATGGGTTTTTGAAACTGGAGAAGATGAAAGTACCAGTTAATGTGGAACCATATCTAGCTGATGAGGAAGCTTGTCCTAAGGTTTGTTTAGATAACTGTTCTTGCACAGCTTATGCATATGATCAAGGAATAGGATGCATGCTTTGGAGTGCTGATTTGGTTGATATGCAATCGTTCTTGGGAAGTGGCATTGATCTTTATATTCGTCTCGCTCATTCTGAACTCA AGACACATAGCAAGCGAATACTTATGATCACAGCACCTGTACTAGGCGTTGTGCTTGTTGCTGCAGTCTTTGTTCTCTTAGCATGCAGGAAATTCAAAAAGCGTCCAG CAGGACCACAAAAAGATAGAAGCGCAGAGATATTGTTAAAGAGAATGGAAGCACTTACAAGTGGTAATGAGCCTACTTCTAACCAAGCAAATCTCAAGGAGCTTCCTCTCTTTGAGTTTCAAGTTTTGGCTACAGCAACCGATAACTTCTCTCTCGAAAACAAGCTCGGGCAAGGCGGTTTTGGTCCTGTTTACAAG GGAGTATTATCAGAAGGGCAAGAAATTGCAGTGAAGAGGCTCTCAAGGGCATCAGGACAAGGACTTGAGGAACTTTTGAATGAGGTGGTGGTGGTTTCAAAGTTACAACATCGGAATCTAGTGAAGTTACTTGGTTGTTGCATTGAAGGTGAAGAAAGGTTGTTAATATATGAATACATGCCAAAGAAAAGCTTGGATGCATATCTATTTG ACCCATTGAAGCAAAAGATCCTTGATTGGAAGACTCGGTTCAACATATTGGAAGGGATTTGCAGAGGTCTATTGTACCTTCACAGAGATTCAAGACTAAAGATCATACATAGAGATCTAAAAGCTAGTAACATTTTGTTAGATGACAATCACAATCCAAAGATATCTGATTTTGGACTTGCAAGGGTTTTTCGAGCAAATGAAGATGAAGCTAACACGAGAAGGGTTGTTGGAACATA TGGATATATGTCACCAGAATATGCAATGGAAGGTTTGTTTTCAGAAAAATCAGACGTTTTCAGCTTGGGAGTTATATTTCTAGAGATCATAAGTGGGAGAAGAAACTCACACAAGGAAGACAATGATCTAAACCTTTTAGCTTAT GCGTGGAAGCTATGGAATGACGGTGAGGCTGCGTCTCTAGCGGATCCGATCGTCTTTGATGAGTGTTTTGAGAAAGAGATTACAAAATGTGTTCAGATTGGTTTGTTATGTGTGCAAGAAGTTGCAAACGATAGACCAAATGTTTCAACCGTGATTTGGATGCTAACTACTGAGAACATGAACCTCCCTGAGCCGAAGCAGTCTGCATTTATAGCAAAAAGAGGAGTTTCTGAGGCTGAATCTTCTGACCAGAGTCATCAGAATGTCTCTATCAATGATGTGAGCCTCACAGCTATGACAGGACGTTAA
- the LOC106415426 gene encoding G-type lectin S-receptor-like serine/threonine-protein kinase At1g11330, which yields MVILLSRRCFLVLLLLATFSCFSLKLSFGQDSITFSTPIKDSDTLLSKSGIFRFGFFTPVNSTGHLRYVGIWYAKVPVQTVVWVANKDAPIHDTSGVVSISDDGNLVVTDGRNRLIWSTNVTVPVASIPNATWVQLTDNGNLRLQENRNKGEILWESFKHPYNSFLATMTIGTSNRTGENLKLTSWRSYTDPSTGNYTAGISLFPFRELMIWKSNVTIWRSGPWNGQIFVGLEDEVALLFLDGYNIISDNNEGTFTVSYATDSPMYHMNLDPDGLLYIRSWSTSKRAWEIGNTIPTTTCDVYGRCGPFASCSVKEVPVCKCVNGFVPRNSTEWNRGIFTNGCARRVPLKCNVSGGGNGDGFSKMQKMKVPANAEQTLANEEACPKVCLDNCSCTAYAYDQGIGCMLWSGNLVDMQSSLRSGIVDLNIRVANSHSDREKTHSNRAIMITASVLGVAFVAVICILLACRKFKKRSAPEKDRSAEIMFKRMEALTSVNESAPNQGNLKDLPLFEFKVLAASTNNFSLINKLGQGGFGPVYKGMLPEGKEIAVKRLSRASGQGLEELMNEVVVISKLQHRNLVKLLGCCIEGEERLLVYEYMPKKSLDAYLFDPLKQKILDWRTRFNIMEGICRGLLYLHRDSRLKIIHRDLKASNILLDDNLNPKISDFGLARVFQVNEDEANTRRVVGTYGYMSPEYAMEGFFSEKSDVFSLGVLFLEIISGRKNSHKEENNLNLLAYAWKLWNEGEAASLADPIVLEESFVKEITKCVHIGLLCVQEIANDRPSVSTVIGMLTTEITNLPEPKQPAFIARGGVYEAECSDQSSQKVSINDVSLTTVTGR from the exons ATGGTGATTCTACTCAGCAGacgttgttttcttgttctaCTTCTACTTGCAACATTCTCTTGCTTCTCCCTGAAGCTCTCTTTCGGCCAGGACAGTATCACCTTCTCCACTCCGATCAAAGACTCAGACACACTTCTCAGCAAAAGTGGTATTTTCAGGTTCGGTTTCTTCACTCCTGTAAACTCCACTGGTCATTTACGTTACGTTGGGATCTGGTACGCTAAGGTTCCAGTTCAAACTGTCGTTTGGGTTGCTAACAAAGACGCTCCAATCCACGACACTTCCGGTGTTGTTTCCATCTCTGACGATGGAAACCTCGTGGTTACCGATGGTCGAAACCGTCTTATATGGTCGACGAACGTCACGGTACCAGTGGCTTCAATTCCAAACGCTACATGGGTTCAGCTAACGGACAATGGGAACCTTAGGCTGCAAGAAAACAGAAACAAGGGTGAGATTCTGTGGGAGAGTTTCAAGCATCCTTATAATTCTTTCTTGGCGACAATGACTATCGGGACCAGCAACAGGACGGGAGAGAATCTAAAGCTTACTTCATGGAGAAGCTATACAGATCCTTCCACAGGGAACTATACAGCTGGCATTTCCCTTTTCCCGTTTCGTGAGCTCATGATCTGGAAGAGCAATGTCACAATCTGGCGTAGCGGACCTTGGAACGGTCAGATATTCGTGGGCTTAGAGGATGAGGTAGCTCTTCTGTTTCTTGATGGGTATAATATTATCAGTGATAATAATGAAGGAACATTTACAGTGTCATATGCTACTGATTCTCCCATGTATCACATGAACTTGGATCCTGATGGACTTCTATATATAAGAAGCTGGAGTACTTCTAAGAGAGCTTGGGAGATCGGTAACACTATTCCAACGACAACTTGTGATGTATACGGTAGATGTGGTCCATTCGCGAGCTGCAGTGTAAAGGAAGTTCCGGTATGTAAATGCGTAAATGGGTTTGTGCCGAGGAATAGCACGGAGTGGAATCGAGGGATCTTCACTAATGGATGTGCGAGAAGAGTTCCATTGAAGTGCAATGTAAGTGGTGGAGGAAACGGAGATGGATTTTCTAAAATGCAGAAGATGAAAGTACCAGCCAATGCGGAACAGACTCTAGCTAACGAAGAAGCTTGTCCTAAAGTTTGTTTAGATAACTGTTCTTGCACAGCTTATGCATATGATCAAGGAATAGGATGCATGCTTTGGAGCGGTAACTTGGTTGATATGCAATCGTCTTTGAGGAGTGGTATTGTTGATCTTAATATTCGGGTGGCCAATTCGCATTCAG ACCGTGAAAAAACACATAGTAATCGAGCAATTATGATCACAGCATCAGTGCTAGGCGTTGCGTTTGTTGCTGTGATCTGCATTCTTTTGGCATGCCGTAAATTCAAAAAGCGTTCAG CACCAGAGAAAGATAGAAGTGCAGAGATAATGTTTAAAAGAATGGAAGCACTTACAAGTGTAAACGAGTCTGCTCCTAATCAAGGCAACCTCAAAGATCTTCCTCTTTTTGAGTTTAAAGTGTTAGCTGCATCAACCAATAATTTCTCTCTCATAAACAAGCTCGGTCAAGGCGGATTTGGTCCTGTTTACAAG gggATGTTGCCTGAAGGGAAAGAAATTGCTGTCAAGAGGCTCTCACGGGCGTCAGGACAAGGGCTAGAGGAACTTATGAACGAAGTGGTTGTGATTTCGAAGTTGCAGCATCGTAATCTGGTTAAGTTACTTGGCTGTTGCATTGAAGGTGAAGAAAGGTTGTTAGTATATGAGTACATGCCAAAGAAAAGCTTGGATGCCTATCTATTTG ACCCATTGAAGCAAAAGATTCTTGATTGGAGGACTCGGTTCAACATAATGGAAGGGATTTGCAGAGGTCTGCTGTACCTTCACAGAGATTCAAGACTAAAGATCATACACAGAGATCTAAAAGCCAGCAACATTTTGTTAGATGACAATCTGAATCCAAAGATATCTGACTTCGGACTTGCAAGAGTTTTCCAAGTGAATGAAGATGAAGCTAACACAAGAAGGGTTGTTGGAACTTA CGGCTATATGTCACCGGAATATGCAATGGAAGGTTTCTTTTCAGAAAAATCAGACGTTTTCAGCTTGGGGGTGTTATTTCTAGAGATCATAAGTGGGAGAAAAAACTCTCACAAGGAAGAAAATAATCTCAACCTTTTAGCTTAT GCGTGGAAGCTGTGGAATGAAGGTGAGGCTGCTTCTCTAGCAGATCCAATCGTCTTGGAAGAGTCTTTTGTGAAAGAGATAACAAAATGTGTTCACATTGGATTGTTATGTGTGCAAGAAATTGCAAACGATAGACCAAGTGTTTCAACTGTGATCGGGATGCTAACTACTGAGATCACGAACCTCCCTGAGCCGAAGCAGCCTGCGTTTATAGCAAGAGGAGGAGTTTATGAGGCTGAATGTTCTGACCAGAGTAGTCAGAAGGTCTCTATCAATGATGTGAGCCTCACAACTGTAACAGGACGTTAA